A window of the Actinomycetota bacterium genome harbors these coding sequences:
- a CDS encoding transglycosylase family protein, with translation MRRLLYPVLVSLVLSGGGLAGLHKPRAHVVRSISGPAPFVTEVHETPAPEPAVEATPEPAVETPVVAMSLAASKPKPKTATTTKKSPRATTAKPHSHPAKTARPATAKPKASTAPKPKAAATKAPTAAPKKAAATSAPKQTSYNKEQVKAEIAQAWPGDDNKALAVVSCETGGTFNPRITSSNGMYLGLWQFHRDTWTRSGGSGDPRDASPAQQTAIAWKLFQSEGWRPWGCA, from the coding sequence GTGCGTCGACTCCTGTATCCGGTTCTGGTCTCGCTCGTCCTCAGCGGCGGCGGGCTCGCCGGACTCCACAAGCCCCGGGCCCATGTGGTCCGTTCCATCTCCGGTCCCGCTCCTTTCGTGACGGAGGTGCACGAAACCCCGGCCCCCGAGCCGGCGGTCGAAGCGACCCCCGAACCTGCCGTCGAAACACCGGTCGTGGCCATGTCGCTTGCCGCGTCCAAGCCCAAGCCGAAGACCGCGACGACCACCAAGAAGTCCCCAAGGGCCACGACGGCCAAGCCCCACAGCCACCCTGCGAAGACCGCCCGTCCGGCCACGGCGAAGCCCAAGGCCAGCACCGCCCCCAAGCCAAAGGCCGCGGCCACCAAGGCACCCACCGCGGCGCCCAAGAAGGCCGCCGCTACGAGTGCACCGAAGCAGACTTCGTACAACAAAGAACAGGTCAAGGCCGAGATCGCTCAGGCCTGGCCGGGCGACGACAACAAGGCTCTGGCCGTCGTGTCGTGTGAGACCGGAGGCACGTTCAATCCCCGGATAACGTCCTCCAACGGCATGTACCTGGGGCTGTGGCAGTTCCACCGGGACACCTGGACCCGCAGCGGCGGCTCAGGCGATCCACGCGACGCCAGCCCCGCGC